The DNA segment ACTGATCGTACAACAATGCTCCGGCATCATTTCCATGTGCTGCCCAATCTACTCTACCTCCTTCTACTTGTAAAACAAAACCATTACTATTGTTTTGCATTAATGCAATGGCCTTCGAGGTCATATCGGCTAAGGAAGGAATCTTATTTTGTAATTCTTCATCTGAATGTTGATCCACAGAATAGGGCAATCCTCCTTCTGTAAAAACACCCAATGTAGGTTTTCCAGCTTGCAAGGCCGTCATCTGTGATTTCGTCTGTACTACGTTAAAACCCTTGTCTTTAAAATCACCCAATATATTTTTCTTATCATCTCTCTTGGTTCCATTAAAATATTCTAAACCTCCGCCCATCATTACATCAAAACCAAGTTCTAGATATTTATCGGCAATCTTATCCTGCATATTACGATGTTTCATATTAACCGAGAAACCGGCAGGAGTAGCATGCGTAATAGGTACTGTAGTAACGCAACCAACCGCTTTGCCTGCTGCTTTGAATTTTTGCAGGATAGGCTTATGGTTTTCTCCATTTTTCCCCACATTTAGAGAACCATTTTTAACACGTACTCCTCCTCCCCATGACGAACTGGCTGCCGCAGAATCTGTCACCAATGAGTCTGCCGAAGCTGTATCCATCAAAGCATGTCTCACTTTGTTTTGTCGATATAAATCCATCCATTGACTGCTTCTGCCTTCTTTTCGTTGCAATAATAAATCAGCCATCGTGGGCGTCCCAACACTCATGCCGTCACTAACCAAAAATATGATATTTTTGGCTTTGCCTTTAAATGGTTCTTTTTTAGCATCCACAACGGGTGTGCATCCGGTTGTTGCTAAAGCACCCCCCAGTGCAGCAAACACCCCTGTATTAAGA comes from the Saccharicrinis fermentans DSM 9555 = JCM 21142 genome and includes:
- a CDS encoding alkaline phosphatase, with amino-acid sequence MKRRDFLNTGVFAALGGALATTGCTPVVDAKKEPFKGKAKNIIFLVSDGMSVGTPTMADLLLQRKEGRSSQWMDLYRQNKVRHALMDTASADSLVTDSAAASSSWGGGVRVKNGSLNVGKNGENHKPILQKFKAAGKAVGCVTTVPITHATPAGFSVNMKHRNMQDKIADKYLELGFDVMMGGGLEYFNGTKRDDKKNILGDFKDKGFNVVQTKSQMTALQAGKPTLGVFTEGGLPYSVDQHSDEELQNKIPSLADMTSKAIALMQNNSNGFVLQVEGGRVDWAAHGNDAGALLYDQLAFDQAVEVAIKFAENRNDTLVIITTDHGNSNPGLIKSTKVDQKFDLLQSFKHSNEWVLHNIKKTDSPANVVERINYAHGYTISEEEAKTILKAYSKFDNGGLYNSYKLPFKQLAEIQENYISIFWSGMNHSADFVELAMYGVETEALPPLVKNTDLHNYMLQAAGVRV